From the Oceanivirga salmonicida genome, the window AAAAAGTTAATTGTGGTGAAGAAATACCATTGCCAAAAAGTTTATTTGGTAAAATTATTGAAAAAATAAAATAAAATATATAAGGAGGAAATATGGAAACACTAGTATCATTAGCATCAAGTTTTAATGGATTATTTGAAACAGGTGGAAATGTTTTCATAAGTTGGGTAGTAGGAATTATACCTAAAGTATTATTGTTGTTAGTATTTATGAATACTTTAATAGCACTTATAGGACCAAAAAAAATTAATACATTTGCCCAAATATGTTCAAAAAATGTAATATTAGCATACGGAATATTACCATTTTTAGCAGCATTTATGTTAGCAAATCCTATGGCATTGTCTATGGGTAAATTTTTACCTGAAAGAATGAAACCTAGTTATTATGCATCAGCAAGTTATCATTGTCATACAAATAGTGGGGTATTTCCACATATAAATGTGGGAGAAATATTTATCTATT encodes:
- the srlA gene encoding PTS glucitol/sorbitol transporter subunit IIC, with protein sequence METLVSLASSFNGLFETGGNVFISWVVGIIPKVLLLLVFMNTLIALIGPKKINTFAQICSKNVILAYGILPFLAAFMLANPMALSMGKFLPERMKPSYYASASYHCHTNSGVFPHINVGEIFIYLGIATGVEQLGLNITPLAIRYLLVGLVMNFFAGWITDFTTKIVMKQQNIILKNTLK